Proteins from a genomic interval of bacterium:
- a CDS encoding D-sedoheptulose 7-phosphate isomerase yields MKKYQEIIIQRGQELSSLTERFCKEQAGTIALIADTMVKAIRAGGKVLVIGNGGSAGDAQHFAAELVNRFLMERKALPGLALTTDTSVLTSIANDYSYEQIFSRQVEALGRDGDVLLAISTSGTSPNVLKALEQANLLSMATIGMTGSESGKISSLCDICMAVPDQSTPRIQEVHHLALHVICEIMEIQLFSHGT; encoded by the coding sequence ATGAAAAAATACCAGGAGATCATCATCCAGCGGGGGCAGGAACTGTCCTCTCTTACAGAGCGATTCTGCAAAGAGCAGGCAGGGACAATAGCCCTCATCGCCGACACCATGGTCAAGGCGATACGGGCGGGAGGCAAGGTGCTGGTTATTGGAAATGGAGGCAGCGCCGGCGATGCCCAGCACTTTGCCGCTGAACTGGTAAACAGGTTCCTCATGGAACGAAAAGCCCTTCCTGGCCTGGCGCTTACCACCGACACCTCGGTTCTGACTTCCATCGCCAACGATTACTCATATGAGCAGATCTTCAGCCGGCAGGTGGAGGCACTGGGGCGTGATGGTGATGTACTCCTGGCCATCTCCACCAGCGGAACATCCCCCAACGTGCTCAAGGCTCTGGAACAGGCCAACCTCCTCTCCATGGCCACTATCGGCATGACCGGCAGCGAATCCGGCAAGATCTCCTCCCTTTGTGATATATGTATGGCTGTTCCGGACCAGTCAACCCCGCGCATACAGGAGGTACACCACCTGGCCCTGCATGTAATCTGTGAGATCATGGAGATCCAGCTGTTCTCTCATGGCACCTGA
- a CDS encoding redox-sensing transcriptional repressor Rex, giving the protein MAFKKVSRVKIPDATIRRLSLYDRCLAGFLQSGKKIVSSSDIARKCGTNPAQIRKDFAYFGEFGVRGVGYYVENLQVDIKKALGIDHSWNCALVGAGNLGFALLSTDSLAKRGFKISAIFERDPILVEMGSFQDIPLYPQDEMARICPEMAIRIGIIAVSPDNAVKVALKLIDAGVRGILNFTPATIKVPPGIILKNVDFAIDLEGIAFQLNNE; this is encoded by the coding sequence ATGGCTTTTAAAAAGGTGAGCCGCGTCAAGATCCCGGACGCCACGATCAGGCGCTTGTCGCTGTACGACCGATGCCTGGCAGGCTTTCTACAGTCGGGAAAAAAGATTGTCTCTTCCTCCGATATTGCTAGAAAGTGCGGTACAAATCCTGCACAGATTCGCAAGGACTTCGCCTATTTCGGGGAGTTCGGGGTAAGGGGAGTGGGCTATTATGTGGAGAACCTCCAGGTGGACATAAAGAAGGCCCTTGGGATCGACCACTCCTGGAACTGCGCCCTTGTGGGAGCTGGCAACCTTGGGTTCGCCCTGTTGAGCACAGACTCTCTTGCAAAAAGAGGATTCAAGATCTCCGCTATCTTCGAACGAGACCCCATTCTCGTGGAGATGGGGAGCTTTCAGGACATCCCTCTTTACCCTCAGGACGAAATGGCCCGGATCTGCCCGGAAATGGCTATACGGATCGGGATCATAGCCGTTTCCCCTGACAACGCGGTGAAGGTCGCTCTCAAGCTCATCGACGCGGGTGTAAGGGGCATCCTCAACTTCACCCCAGCCACCATCAAGGTTCCCCCCGGGATCATCCTGAAAAATGTGGATTTCGCTATCGACCTGGAGGGGATAGCGTTTCAGCTTAACAACGAGTGA
- a CDS encoding cytochrome c3 family protein, producing the protein MKAIGKFFALVRRLRFYEVLLLVFIAIVLGAWGVKEITESALFCGSSCHIMRPYYEDWKTSAHNTVPCVDCHLEPSDEQQFVPQFKALTQVASYLTRTYGEHRRAEVNDASCLEGECHSRRLLDGKVTFANNIRFDHTPHLQQLKRGKILRCTTCHSRVAMGEHVTVVEDACFICHFKDGVKEAANSECFLCHTTGENDYIAIQPDSFDHTPLRERGVPCISCHQTVTRGNGQLKPESCRGCHDRPMEEALDEPVELIHRVHVTDHKVECTLCHDPIQHSIPDESSVQPLYCGSCHEDKHKGMLDMFRGTGAKGVAPLPSPMYKANVGCNGCHIVPDPSGGMGAAFTGLNMIAVEAACQSCHPKSYTENIGQWKKEISTALMRAENALKTTENKLSVESYGDTDTRRTMENARHNILFIRNSAPIHNPDYAVQILEKAVRDLSNITKDTR; encoded by the coding sequence ATGAAGGCTATCGGTAAATTTTTCGCACTGGTAAGGAGACTGCGGTTCTACGAGGTCCTGCTCCTCGTGTTTATTGCCATCGTGCTGGGAGCCTGGGGTGTCAAGGAGATAACCGAATCGGCTTTGTTCTGCGGAAGCAGCTGCCACATTATGAGACCTTATTATGAGGACTGGAAAACCTCAGCCCACAATACCGTGCCGTGTGTTGACTGCCACCTCGAACCGTCGGACGAGCAGCAGTTCGTACCGCAGTTCAAGGCTCTCACACAGGTGGCCAGCTATCTTACCCGAACATACGGTGAACACAGGAGGGCGGAAGTAAACGACGCCAGCTGCCTGGAGGGAGAGTGCCATTCCAGGAGGCTTTTAGACGGCAAGGTGACCTTTGCCAATAATATACGCTTCGATCACACACCTCACCTCCAACAGCTAAAAAGGGGCAAGATCCTCAGGTGTACAACATGCCACTCCCGTGTCGCAATGGGGGAACATGTCACTGTCGTTGAGGATGCGTGCTTTATCTGCCACTTTAAAGATGGCGTAAAGGAAGCGGCAAATTCGGAATGCTTCCTCTGTCACACTACGGGGGAGAACGATTATATTGCCATACAGCCAGACAGCTTCGATCACACTCCTTTGAGGGAGAGAGGTGTTCCCTGCATCAGCTGCCACCAGACCGTAACCAGGGGTAATGGGCAGTTGAAACCTGAATCTTGCAGGGGGTGCCATGACCGGCCCATGGAAGAGGCCCTCGACGAACCTGTCGAACTTATTCACAGGGTTCACGTTACCGACCACAAGGTGGAATGCACACTCTGCCATGACCCCATTCAACATTCCATCCCGGATGAATCCTCGGTTCAGCCCCTCTACTGTGGTTCCTGCCACGAGGACAAACATAAGGGGATGCTGGACATGTTCAGGGGAACAGGTGCCAAGGGAGTTGCCCCCTTACCCTCTCCCATGTACAAGGCCAATGTAGGCTGCAACGGTTGCCATATCGTACCGGACCCCTCCGGCGGCATGGGAGCGGCGTTTACCGGCCTTAACATGATAGCCGTTGAGGCAGCCTGTCAGTCCTGCCACCCGAAGAGCTATACTGAAAACATCGGACAGTGGAAAAAGGAAATCTCAACGGCTCTTATGCGGGCAGAGAACGCTTTGAAAACCACTGAGAACAAGCTGAGCGTCGAATCCTATGGTGATACGGATACCCGCCGTACCATGGAGAATGCCCGACACAACATCCTGTTCATCCGAAACAGCGCCCCCATACACAACCCGGATTATGCCGTACAGATCCTGGAAAAAGCTGTCCGGGATCTGTCAAATATTACGAAAGATACCAGATAG
- a CDS encoding cytochrome c3 family protein yields the protein MVTTSCESCHSALDQKKAEPVSLWKRDVHREAGLGCHDCHGGDPKGLESAMAPSNGFVGVPNKRESVDLCGGCHSDTGRIPDPTISTDQTAQYLSGSHGTSKKENTPTCVTCHQSHGIYRITDPSSPVFPTRVVSLCLQCHGKGSSDDEAGPWRYLEDVHGRARVNGTNTRAPACPDCHGAHRATALTITGTQMICGNCHTREYEYFQAGPHGESLQLTGEPSCTRCHGYHGVEATGIAEIIGRITDNCQECHQVASSAWELGRKIDENLGVAMSFLGSLRNMSEEFRLAGVETGEMDKLNQEAHGWLLRVESAIHSVDTDWEELTGMAKVKMMASWDLARDYNLEKGLRKIILLFIALLAVIILALLGFKIKLAERDQHRRQLFGSPEARQREQEHHRK from the coding sequence ATGGTCACAACTTCGTGTGAATCCTGTCACAGTGCCCTCGATCAGAAAAAAGCTGAGCCTGTCAGCCTCTGGAAACGGGATGTCCACAGGGAGGCCGGACTCGGTTGCCACGATTGCCATGGAGGAGATCCAAAAGGCCTGGAATCGGCCATGGCCCCTTCAAACGGTTTTGTGGGTGTCCCGAATAAAAGAGAATCTGTGGACCTTTGTGGAGGATGTCATTCTGATACCGGCCGCATCCCGGACCCCACCATCTCCACGGACCAGACTGCTCAATACCTGTCCGGGTCTCACGGCACCTCCAAAAAAGAGAACACACCCACCTGCGTCACCTGCCATCAAAGCCATGGTATTTATCGGATCACAGACCCATCTTCCCCTGTGTTTCCCACCCGTGTTGTAAGCCTTTGCCTCCAGTGTCACGGTAAGGGGAGCTCTGATGATGAGGCAGGACCGTGGAGATACCTGGAAGATGTCCATGGACGGGCCCGGGTAAACGGAACAAACACCCGTGCCCCGGCATGCCCTGACTGCCACGGCGCCCATCGTGCCACCGCTCTCACGATAACAGGCACTCAAATGATCTGTGGAAATTGCCACACCAGGGAGTACGAATACTTCCAGGCCGGCCCCCATGGTGAGTCTCTGCAACTTACCGGCGAACCGTCCTGCACCCGTTGTCACGGCTATCACGGGGTTGAAGCAACAGGCATAGCTGAGATCATCGGCCGGATCACCGACAACTGTCAGGAGTGCCATCAGGTGGCCAGCAGCGCGTGGGAATTGGGGCGTAAGATCGACGAGAACCTGGGGGTGGCCATGAGCTTCCTTGGCTCCCTCCGGAACATGTCAGAAGAATTCAGGCTCGCAGGGGTAGAGACCGGTGAAATGGACAAACTGAACCAGGAGGCTCATGGCTGGCTGCTTCGTGTAGAGTCCGCCATCCACTCGGTGGACACCGACTGGGAAGAGTTGACAGGAATGGCCAAAGTGAAGATGATGGCTTCCTGGGATCTGGCCAGAGACTATAATCTGGAAAAGGGGCTACGAAAGATCATCCTGCTGTTTATAGCCCTTCTGGCTGTCATAATCCTCGCCCTGCTTGGGTTTAAGATTAAACTCGCCGAAAGGGATCAGCACAGGAGACAACTTTTTGGCAGTCCGGAGGCCAGGCAGAGAGAACAGGAGCATCACCGGAAATGA
- a CDS encoding cytochrome b N-terminal domain-containing protein: MSSKDRRANGDLLTYLLERVGIQGFISRHHEGRVSVKEALEASFVKPIPHISWWSCFGGVAFLLFLIQAATGLLLMFFYIPADPEAHRTILYLSGRAPFGWFFRTTHHWAGIGMMLALSVHVLRIFVKGAYQRPRDLNWIIGCILFFLTAGFILTGDLLPWTRSAYWSAVWWTDLVGNFPVIGHQIMFFLRGGENVTGSTITRFYVFHVFLLPTFTTLLMIVHFAIAGKLGISEPL; encoded by the coding sequence ATGAGCAGCAAGGACCGGCGGGCTAATGGAGACCTCCTGACATACCTTTTGGAGCGGGTAGGGATCCAGGGGTTCATTTCCAGACACCATGAGGGCAGGGTCTCGGTAAAGGAGGCTCTTGAGGCATCCTTTGTAAAGCCGATCCCTCACATCAGCTGGTGGTCCTGTTTCGGGGGAGTAGCTTTCCTCCTCTTTCTGATCCAGGCCGCCACCGGCCTTCTCCTCATGTTTTTCTATATACCGGCTGATCCCGAAGCCCACAGAACGATACTCTACCTGTCGGGTCGGGCGCCCTTCGGCTGGTTCTTCAGAACAACCCATCACTGGGCCGGCATCGGGATGATGCTTGCCCTTTCCGTCCATGTCCTGAGGATCTTTGTAAAGGGCGCCTATCAAAGGCCGCGAGACCTGAACTGGATCATCGGCTGTATCCTTTTCTTTCTCACTGCCGGGTTCATCCTTACCGGAGATCTCCTCCCCTGGACCCGCTCCGCCTACTGGTCGGCAGTGTGGTGGACTGACCTTGTGGGCAACTTTCCTGTCATCGGGCACCAGATCATGTTTTTTCTGCGGGGAGGCGAGAACGTCACCGGCTCTACTATCACCCGTTTTTATGTATTCCACGTTTTCCTTCTCCCCACTTTTACGACCCTGCTTATGATCGTCCATTTCGCCATAGCCGGAAAACTGGGCATATCGGAGCCGCTGTGA
- a CDS encoding Rieske 2Fe-2S domain-containing protein, with product MPSSASHVYRGTDYLLGILILLLAGLLLFWTGRFLQPVRLPRTSPGSYHFIASLDDVAPDTAFAFELERRPWLLATSRGNLTVVSGYCTYRGSSIKWDPYNQLFLCEGHGCTFGHCGNLIHGLATSPLETLKIKVIGNRIYGARDRS from the coding sequence TTGCCTTCTTCTGCCAGTCACGTATACCGGGGCACAGATTATCTCCTCGGCATCCTTATCCTGCTTCTGGCAGGCCTGCTCCTGTTCTGGACGGGCCGCTTCCTGCAGCCCGTCCGACTTCCTCGGACATCACCAGGTTCCTATCACTTCATTGCCTCCCTTGATGATGTAGCTCCCGACACTGCTTTCGCTTTTGAGCTGGAGAGGCGCCCCTGGCTTCTGGCCACAAGCCGGGGCAACCTCACCGTGGTCTCAGGGTACTGCACTTACCGGGGATCCAGTATCAAATGGGATCCGTATAACCAGTTATTTCTATGTGAGGGTCACGGCTGCACCTTCGGGCATTGCGGCAACCTCATCCACGGACTCGCCACCTCACCCCTGGAAACCCTCAAAATCAAGGTCATCGGCAACCGTATTTACGGGGCACGGGATCGCTCATGA
- the atpE gene encoding ATP synthase F0 subunit C: MKQVFTVALLTALILVVAAPVVFAATEEGGSAGLMGMGIALATGLAIGIAALGGGIGQGIAVRGAMEGIARNPGASGKIMTTLIIGLALIESLVIYALVISFMLLGKF; encoded by the coding sequence ATGAAACAAGTATTCACCGTTGCACTTCTCACCGCCCTCATCCTCGTGGTCGCGGCACCTGTCGTCTTCGCAGCTACTGAGGAAGGTGGGTCCGCAGGTCTTATGGGCATGGGCATCGCCCTTGCCACGGGTCTTGCTATCGGCATCGCCGCTCTCGGCGGAGGAATCGGACAGGGCATCGCCGTCAGAGGCGCTATGGAAGGGATCGCCCGGAACCCGGGAGCCTCGGGCAAGATCATGACCACCCTGATCATCGGCCTGGCGCTCATCGAGTCCCTGGTCATCTACGCTCTGGTCATCTCCTTCATGCTTCTGGGCAAGTTTTAG
- the atpB gene encoding F0F1 ATP synthase subunit A: MAAGTFIFLDHTPLHSALEQVEGLDPSPIIHAGLASAILILIAILVNRSYRDQGIAPKAKIFSVSNLMELAVTGLLQFMESLMGSNAKRFLPLIGGTAFFILFNNLMGSIPGFDSSTSNLNTTLACALVIFVATHVVGVRTHGASYFKQFLGPVLWLSPLMLPIEIISHLARILSLSIRLFGNMMGDHKVLAIFIVLVPLGIPVIFMGMGVFIALVQTFVFTLLSILYITFALEEAH, translated from the coding sequence ATGGCCGCTGGTACCTTCATTTTTCTGGATCACACACCGCTGCACAGTGCTTTGGAACAGGTGGAAGGTCTCGATCCTTCCCCCATAATCCATGCCGGTCTTGCCTCAGCGATTCTCATCCTGATTGCGATCCTCGTAAACCGTTCTTACCGCGATCAGGGGATCGCGCCCAAGGCAAAGATTTTTTCCGTGAGTAACCTCATGGAGCTGGCTGTGACCGGGCTTCTCCAGTTCATGGAGAGCCTCATGGGCAGCAACGCCAAACGGTTTCTGCCCCTCATTGGAGGCACCGCCTTTTTTATCCTTTTTAACAACCTCATGGGTTCTATCCCGGGCTTTGATTCCTCCACCTCCAACCTCAATACTACCCTCGCCTGCGCCCTGGTTATTTTCGTGGCAACCCATGTCGTCGGGGTCAGGACCCACGGAGCCTCATACTTTAAGCAGTTTCTCGGTCCGGTGTTGTGGCTGTCCCCTCTCATGCTTCCCATCGAGATCATCAGCCACCTCGCCCGCATCCTGAGCCTGTCCATTCGTCTTTTCGGCAACATGATGGGGGACCACAAGGTTCTGGCTATTTTCATTGTGCTCGTCCCCCTGGGAATTCCAGTCATTTTCATGGGCATGGGGGTCTTCATCGCTCTGGTTCAGACTTTCGTCTTTACACTGTTGTCTATTCTGTACATCACGTTCGCCCTTGAAGAGGCGCACTGA
- a CDS encoding ATP synthase subunit I gives MKRIAMIPRSDLTRVARLRIWIVVLTLIPSAVALLLGRNHLAVGLAAGGFIVFLNLLGTQRTVTLMVEGDGIESIVALLIWFGKFGITAAVILGLLYWRMVSPIALLIGLGLLPVSLIFDIFLFPVNKGEAKNTLRES, from the coding sequence TTGAAGAGGATAGCAATGATCCCCCGGAGTGATCTTACAAGGGTCGCCCGGTTAAGGATCTGGATCGTCGTCCTCACTCTGATTCCTTCCGCCGTCGCCCTGCTTCTGGGCAGGAACCACCTCGCCGTCGGCCTCGCTGCAGGCGGGTTCATCGTGTTCCTTAACCTTCTGGGAACACAACGTACGGTAACGCTGATGGTCGAGGGCGACGGGATCGAGAGCATAGTGGCGCTCCTGATCTGGTTCGGCAAGTTCGGCATCACGGCCGCTGTTATCCTCGGATTGCTTTATTGGCGTATGGTGAGCCCCATTGCACTGCTCATCGGGCTCGGGTTACTGCCCGTATCATTAATATTTGACATTTTTCTGTTTCCCGTTAATAAAGGGGAGGCGAAAAATACCTTAAGGGAGTCTTAA
- a CDS encoding AtpZ/AtpI family protein — MSKPRALYDLLKLSSLGLEMGAAVVIGLLCGTWLDGHFNTTPWLTLLFLGFGFAAAAKGVMRAIRKGIFEEDSNDPPE; from the coding sequence ATGTCGAAACCAAGAGCCCTCTACGATCTTTTAAAACTGAGCAGCCTGGGCCTGGAGATGGGAGCGGCCGTGGTCATCGGCCTCCTTTGCGGTACCTGGCTCGACGGTCACTTCAATACCACCCCCTGGCTCACCCTGCTTTTCCTGGGATTCGGTTTTGCCGCGGCCGCCAAGGGGGTCATGCGCGCCATCCGGAAGGGGATCTTTGAAGAGGATAGCAATGATCCCCCGGAGTGA